The following proteins come from a genomic window of Miscanthus floridulus cultivar M001 chromosome 2, ASM1932011v1, whole genome shotgun sequence:
- the LOC136537619 gene encoding pirin-like protein isoform X2, translating to MTTTMMRLRQHLGLASSPAIYTSAIARLGNNTAHHRRRTTRPRIMSSSASDSASPAAPFEKPRAVVKKVLAESQPEGQGATVRRSIGRHELRSLDPFLLLDEFSVSKPAGFPDHPHRGFETVTYMLEGAFTHQDFAGHKGTIKTGDVQWMTAGRGIVHSEMPAGDGVQKGLQLWINLSSKDKVIEPRYQELESKDISRAEVDGVEARVIAGEALGAASPVYTRTPTMYVDFTMRPGSRLHQPVPEGWNAFVYVVEGDGVFGREKAAPTTAHHCLVLGPGDGLSVWNRSDRSLRFVLVAGKPLGEPVVQHGPFVMNSRAEIQQAMEDYYYGKNGFERASQWSSSA from the exons CCGCCATCGCCAGGCTCGGCAACAACACAGCCCACCACCGCCGCCGAACAA CTCGGCCTCGGATCATGTCGTCCTCTGCTTCCGACTCTGCTTCGCCCGCGGCGCCGTTCGAGAAGCCCAGGGCCGTGGTCAAGAAGGTCCTCGCGGAGTCGCAGCCCGAGGGGCAGGGCGCCACCGTCCGCAGGAGCATCGGCAG GCATGAACTCCGGAGCCTGGATCCCTTCCTCCTGCTCGACGAATTCTCAG TCTCCAAGCCCGCCGGATTCCCCGACCACCCGCACAGAGGATTCGAGACCGTCACCTACATGCTCGAG GGGGCCTTCACCCACCAGGACTTCGCTGGCCACAAGGGAACCATCAAAACAGGCGACGTCCAATGGATGACGGCGGGGCGTGGCATCGTGCACTCGGAGATGCCGGCGGGGGACGGCGTGCAGAAGGGCCTGCAGCTCTGGATCAACCTCTCCTCCAAAGACAAGGTGATCGAGCCGCGGTACCAGGAGCTGGAGAGCAAGGACATCAGCCGCGCGGAGGTGGACGGCGTGGAGGCGCGGGTCATCGCCGGGGAGGCCCTCGGCGCGGCGTCCCCCGTGTACACGCGGACTCCCACCATGTACGTCGACTTCACCATGCGCCCCGGGTCCCGCCTGCACCAGCCGGTGCCGGAGGGATGGAACGCCTTCGTCTACGTCGTCGAGGGCGACGGCGTGTTCGGGCGGGAGAAGGCCGCGCCGACCACCGCGCACCACTGCCTCGTGCTCGGCCCCGGCGACGGGCTCAGCGTGTGGAATAGGTCTGACAGGTCGCTGAGGTTCGTGCTCGTCGCTGGGAAGCCGCTTGGTGAGCCTGTGGTGCAGCACGGGCCCTTCGTCATGAACTCGCGCGCCGAGATCCAGCAGGCCATGGAGGATTACTACTACGGCAAGAACGGCTTCGAGAGGGCCAGCCAGTGGAGCTCCTCTGCCTGA
- the LOC136537619 gene encoding pirin-like protein isoform X1 yields the protein MTTTMMRLRQHLGLASSPAIYTSAIARLGNNTAHHRRRTSTTSTTQKQLLFLLLVILLLLALSFVLIPSSVLLPPARPRIMSSSASDSASPAAPFEKPRAVVKKVLAESQPEGQGATVRRSIGRHELRSLDPFLLLDEFSVSKPAGFPDHPHRGFETVTYMLEGAFTHQDFAGHKGTIKTGDVQWMTAGRGIVHSEMPAGDGVQKGLQLWINLSSKDKVIEPRYQELESKDISRAEVDGVEARVIAGEALGAASPVYTRTPTMYVDFTMRPGSRLHQPVPEGWNAFVYVVEGDGVFGREKAAPTTAHHCLVLGPGDGLSVWNRSDRSLRFVLVAGKPLGEPVVQHGPFVMNSRAEIQQAMEDYYYGKNGFERASQWSSSA from the exons CCGCCATCGCCAGGCTCGGCAACAACACAGCCCACCACCGCCGCCGAACAAGTACTACTAGCACCACCCAAAAGCAGCTCCTGTTCCTGCTCCTCGTGATCCTCCTTCTCCTTGCCCTCTCCTTTGTCTTGATCCCCAGCTCCGTCTTGTTGCCCCCAGCTCGGCCTCGGATCATGTCGTCCTCTGCTTCCGACTCTGCTTCGCCCGCGGCGCCGTTCGAGAAGCCCAGGGCCGTGGTCAAGAAGGTCCTCGCGGAGTCGCAGCCCGAGGGGCAGGGCGCCACCGTCCGCAGGAGCATCGGCAG GCATGAACTCCGGAGCCTGGATCCCTTCCTCCTGCTCGACGAATTCTCAG TCTCCAAGCCCGCCGGATTCCCCGACCACCCGCACAGAGGATTCGAGACCGTCACCTACATGCTCGAG GGGGCCTTCACCCACCAGGACTTCGCTGGCCACAAGGGAACCATCAAAACAGGCGACGTCCAATGGATGACGGCGGGGCGTGGCATCGTGCACTCGGAGATGCCGGCGGGGGACGGCGTGCAGAAGGGCCTGCAGCTCTGGATCAACCTCTCCTCCAAAGACAAGGTGATCGAGCCGCGGTACCAGGAGCTGGAGAGCAAGGACATCAGCCGCGCGGAGGTGGACGGCGTGGAGGCGCGGGTCATCGCCGGGGAGGCCCTCGGCGCGGCGTCCCCCGTGTACACGCGGACTCCCACCATGTACGTCGACTTCACCATGCGCCCCGGGTCCCGCCTGCACCAGCCGGTGCCGGAGGGATGGAACGCCTTCGTCTACGTCGTCGAGGGCGACGGCGTGTTCGGGCGGGAGAAGGCCGCGCCGACCACCGCGCACCACTGCCTCGTGCTCGGCCCCGGCGACGGGCTCAGCGTGTGGAATAGGTCTGACAGGTCGCTGAGGTTCGTGCTCGTCGCTGGGAAGCCGCTTGGTGAGCCTGTGGTGCAGCACGGGCCCTTCGTCATGAACTCGCGCGCCGAGATCCAGCAGGCCATGGAGGATTACTACTACGGCAAGAACGGCTTCGAGAGGGCCAGCCAGTGGAGCTCCTCTGCCTGA